The following proteins come from a genomic window of Solwaraspora sp. WMMA2065:
- a CDS encoding TIGR00730 family Rossman fold protein gives MDQSNNYRAPDDQSRPGPDRVGPTPDEPGSERHRGAVTLRREAVRRSTADQGLLDSRARGEWKTKDSWRALRILSEFVEGFDTLADLPPAVSVFGSARSASGSPECRLAEELGRALAGAGYAVITGGGPGVMEAANRGATEAGGVSVGLGIELPFEQGINEWVEVGINFRYFFARKTMFVKYAQAFVVLPGGFGTMDELFEALTLVQTGKVTRFPVVLMGTGYWSGLVDWLRDTMQAQGRIGDADLDLLCLTDDVAEAVRHIVDADAALAAEQEALRQTAHAQIAAERQADERAPAGDHRPAE, from the coding sequence ATGGACCAGTCGAACAACTATCGCGCGCCAGACGACCAATCCCGACCGGGACCGGACCGGGTTGGCCCGACACCCGACGAACCGGGGTCGGAGCGGCACCGGGGCGCGGTGACCCTGCGCCGGGAAGCGGTCCGCCGCAGCACCGCCGATCAGGGTCTGCTCGATTCACGGGCCCGTGGCGAATGGAAGACCAAGGATTCCTGGCGGGCGCTGCGAATCCTGTCGGAGTTCGTCGAAGGGTTCGACACTCTCGCTGATCTGCCGCCGGCGGTCAGTGTTTTCGGTTCAGCCCGCAGCGCGTCGGGCAGCCCTGAATGCCGGCTCGCCGAAGAACTGGGCCGTGCGCTCGCCGGTGCCGGCTACGCCGTGATCACCGGCGGCGGTCCCGGTGTGATGGAGGCGGCCAACCGGGGTGCCACCGAGGCCGGCGGCGTGTCGGTGGGGCTCGGCATCGAATTGCCGTTCGAGCAGGGCATCAACGAATGGGTGGAGGTCGGCATCAACTTCCGTTACTTCTTCGCCCGCAAGACCATGTTCGTCAAGTACGCCCAGGCGTTCGTGGTGCTGCCCGGCGGGTTCGGCACCATGGACGAGTTGTTCGAGGCGCTCACCCTGGTGCAGACCGGCAAGGTGACCAGGTTCCCGGTGGTGCTGATGGGCACCGGGTACTGGTCCGGACTGGTCGACTGGCTGCGTGACACGATGCAGGCGCAGGGGCGGATCGGCGATGCCGATCTCGACCTGCTCTGCCTGACCGACGACGTCGCCGAGGCGGTACGGCACATCGTCGACGCGGACGCCGCCCTCGCCGCAGAGCAGGAGGCGCTGCGCCAGACGGCGCACGCCCAGATCGCGGCCGAGCGGCAGGCCGACGAACGGGCACCGGCCGGGGACCACCGGCCGGCGGAGTGA
- a CDS encoding TIGR00730 family Rossman fold protein has protein sequence MAAIGVFCASSRTLEQRWLDLAAETGRELARRGHTLVSGGGCVGMMGALADGTRAGGGWTLGVIPQSLVDLEVADTRSDELVVTDGMASRKTLMIEKSDAFVTLPGGLGTLDELFEVWTTAVLGLHRKPVVLVDTDGFYQGLLDWLTALAETAFVGWSAREMLIVVDSVPAALDEIEARLD, from the coding sequence ATGGCCGCGATCGGAGTCTTCTGCGCCTCGTCGCGCACCCTTGAGCAGCGGTGGCTCGACCTGGCCGCCGAGACCGGACGGGAGCTGGCCCGGCGTGGGCACACCCTGGTCTCCGGCGGCGGCTGCGTCGGCATGATGGGTGCGCTCGCGGACGGCACCCGGGCCGGCGGCGGCTGGACCCTCGGGGTGATCCCGCAGTCGCTGGTCGACCTGGAAGTGGCCGACACCCGCTCCGACGAACTCGTCGTCACCGACGGGATGGCCAGCCGTAAGACGCTGATGATCGAAAAGTCGGATGCGTTCGTCACCCTGCCCGGCGGCCTCGGCACTTTGGACGAACTGTTCGAGGTGTGGACCACGGCGGTGCTCGGGCTGCACCGCAAACCGGTGGTCCTCGTCGACACCGACGGCTTCTACCAAGGGCTGCTGGACTGGCTGACGGCGCTGGCGGAGACGGCGTTCGTCGGGTGGTCGGCCCGGGAGATGCTGATTGTCGTCGATTCAGTGCCGGCGGCGCTGGACGAGATCGAGGCCCGGCTCGATTGA
- a CDS encoding ATP-dependent DNA helicase, whose translation MQAYRLVRRPAQAEPARFDDSAQQAVVTHTDGPLLVVGGPGTGKTSTLVDAVATRVAEGTDPERILVLTFNRRAAVALRRRIEAAIAAGSRRVLHEPLVRTFPGYAFGLLRRAAAERGEPSPRLLTGPEQDLIIRELLDVAGPQPGATGLDGPTAATTGPAGNQIGDQIGDPVGWPPELRAALPTRAFATQLRDLLQRATERGVGPVELARLGERLGRADWPAAARFLRQYVAVLALRDVSNRGSIGYDHAELVRAATGLLTDDPPLLEAERGRLSYIYVDELADTDPAQVELLGLLAGGGRPLVVFADPDSSTYAFRGADPGIVPAFRHRFRTASGAPARQILLPVCYRTDPELLVATGRVARRLRGPAGHRELRPAPAGGPVGRSPADPPPADGATPDRADPVAVRVFRSATSEAGYLAHALRVAHLIDGVPWSRMAVIVRSTTLQLPPLQRALHVTGVPTVVHAEDLPLHRQPAVAPLLLLLRCALEPDRLDEEAAVALLHSPLGGADPLAERRLRQGLRALALAAGDRRPSGELLVDALRDPAELAAIERRWAAPAQAVAALLATARDTAARPGATAEDVLWAVWQTSGLADRWFGAILRGRTPGGPAGTVPVGGVTDAGARWRAAAADRDLDAVMALFDAAARFVDRLPGARTEVFLDHVLGQQLPADTLAPSGDRGEAVRLLTAHAAKGLEWDVVAVAGVQEGVWPDLRLRGSLLGSERLVDVLTGRADGAGLTASLVAQTSALLDEERRLFYVAVTRARRRLLVTAVASAGVGGLDHEEQPSRFLHELGVSTVDADGEELPTLPVGRPPRSLTLPALVAELRTVVTDQTAQPQRRQEAAAVLGRLAVAGVPGAHPDDWWGLRPLSDDRPLVDEGESVRVTPSTMESALRCSLRWLLERHGGRGEPSAAAGVGNLVHAAAMLAEDASVDRAKLLEYVAARFDAIDLAARWMAGPELARAEGMVDKLLRWLASNPRRLLAIEHEFTVRLDDPRQPVELTGRVDRLEIDADGRLVVIDLKTGKSTSVTAAELAEHPQLGAYQAAVEAGAFAEYGDDAGGAALVQLGTPVKEAKEQQQEPLADTDDAGWATAMVRRTAQTMAASTFSAVANSSCRVCPVKTSCPVSGKGRQVVEPPAEHG comes from the coding sequence GTGCAGGCGTACCGGCTGGTCCGCCGGCCGGCGCAGGCCGAGCCGGCGCGCTTCGACGACTCCGCGCAGCAGGCAGTGGTCACGCACACCGACGGACCGCTGCTGGTCGTCGGCGGTCCGGGTACCGGCAAGACCAGCACCCTGGTCGACGCGGTCGCCACCCGGGTCGCCGAGGGGACCGACCCGGAGCGGATCCTGGTGCTCACCTTCAACCGGCGGGCCGCCGTCGCACTGCGCCGACGGATCGAGGCGGCGATCGCCGCCGGCTCCCGGCGGGTGTTGCACGAACCCCTGGTACGAACGTTTCCCGGCTACGCGTTCGGCCTGTTGCGCCGTGCCGCCGCCGAACGGGGTGAGCCGTCGCCGCGGCTGCTCACCGGCCCCGAGCAGGATCTGATCATCCGCGAACTGCTGGACGTGGCCGGCCCGCAGCCAGGGGCCACCGGACTGGACGGCCCGACCGCCGCCACCACCGGCCCGGCCGGCAATCAGATCGGTGACCAGATCGGTGACCCGGTCGGCTGGCCGCCGGAGTTGCGCGCCGCCCTGCCCACCAGGGCGTTCGCCACTCAGCTGCGCGACCTGCTGCAGCGGGCCACCGAACGTGGTGTCGGGCCGGTCGAGCTGGCCCGGCTCGGTGAACGGCTGGGCCGGGCAGACTGGCCGGCGGCGGCCCGCTTCCTGCGCCAGTACGTCGCGGTTCTCGCGCTGCGCGACGTCAGCAACCGGGGTTCGATCGGCTACGACCACGCCGAGCTGGTCCGGGCCGCCACCGGGCTGCTCACCGACGATCCGCCGCTGCTTGAGGCCGAACGGGGCCGGCTGTCCTACATCTACGTCGACGAACTGGCCGACACCGACCCGGCGCAGGTCGAGCTGCTCGGCCTGCTCGCCGGCGGCGGGCGGCCGCTGGTCGTGTTCGCCGACCCGGACTCCTCGACGTACGCGTTCCGGGGCGCCGATCCGGGCATCGTGCCGGCGTTCAGGCACCGGTTCCGGACTGCCTCGGGCGCGCCCGCCCGGCAGATCCTGCTGCCGGTCTGCTACCGCACCGATCCGGAGCTGCTGGTGGCGACCGGTCGGGTGGCCCGGCGGCTGCGTGGCCCGGCCGGCCACCGCGAGCTGCGCCCGGCCCCGGCCGGCGGGCCGGTCGGTCGGTCGCCGGCCGACCCGCCGCCGGCCGACGGCGCGACGCCGGACCGGGCCGACCCGGTAGCGGTACGGGTGTTCCGCTCGGCGACCAGCGAGGCCGGCTACCTGGCGCACGCGCTGCGGGTGGCGCACCTGATCGACGGGGTGCCGTGGTCCCGGATGGCGGTGATCGTGCGCTCCACCACGCTGCAGCTGCCGCCGCTGCAGCGGGCGCTGCACGTCACCGGCGTACCGACCGTGGTGCACGCGGAGGACCTGCCGCTGCACCGGCAGCCGGCGGTGGCGCCGTTGCTGTTGCTGCTGCGCTGCGCGTTGGAGCCGGACCGGCTGGACGAGGAGGCGGCGGTCGCGCTGCTGCACTCCCCGCTGGGCGGGGCGGATCCGTTGGCCGAGCGGCGGCTGCGGCAAGGGCTGCGGGCTCTGGCGCTGGCCGCCGGTGACCGCCGTCCCTCCGGTGAGTTGCTGGTCGACGCGTTGCGCGATCCGGCGGAGCTGGCCGCGATCGAACGCCGCTGGGCGGCACCGGCGCAGGCGGTCGCGGCGCTGCTGGCCACCGCCCGGGACACCGCGGCCCGGCCGGGTGCGACCGCCGAGGATGTGCTCTGGGCGGTGTGGCAGACCAGCGGTCTGGCCGACCGGTGGTTCGGCGCGATCCTGCGCGGCCGGACCCCGGGCGGGCCGGCCGGCACCGTACCCGTCGGTGGGGTGACCGACGCCGGGGCGCGGTGGCGGGCCGCGGCGGCGGACCGGGACCTGGACGCCGTGATGGCGCTGTTCGACGCGGCCGCGCGGTTCGTCGATCGGCTGCCGGGTGCCCGGACCGAGGTCTTCCTCGACCATGTGCTCGGCCAGCAGTTGCCGGCCGACACCCTGGCGCCGAGCGGCGACCGCGGCGAAGCGGTCCGGCTGCTCACCGCGCATGCCGCGAAAGGCCTCGAATGGGACGTGGTGGCGGTCGCCGGGGTGCAGGAGGGTGTCTGGCCGGACCTGCGGCTGCGCGGCAGCCTGCTCGGTTCGGAACGGCTGGTCGATGTCTTGACCGGCCGGGCCGACGGCGCCGGGCTCACCGCGTCGCTGGTCGCGCAGACGTCGGCGCTGCTCGACGAGGAGCGGCGGTTGTTCTACGTGGCGGTGACCCGAGCCCGCCGACGGCTGCTGGTCACCGCGGTCGCCTCCGCCGGGGTCGGCGGGCTGGACCACGAGGAGCAGCCGAGCCGGTTCCTGCACGAGCTGGGCGTGTCGACGGTGGATGCCGACGGCGAGGAGCTGCCGACCCTGCCGGTCGGCCGGCCGCCCCGGTCGCTCACCCTGCCGGCGCTGGTCGCCGAGCTGCGTACCGTGGTCACCGACCAGACGGCGCAGCCGCAGCGCCGGCAGGAGGCGGCGGCGGTGCTCGGCCGGCTGGCGGTCGCCGGGGTGCCCGGTGCCCACCCGGACGACTGGTGGGGGCTGCGGCCGCTCTCCGACGACCGGCCGCTGGTCGACGAGGGCGAGTCGGTCCGGGTCACCCCGTCGACCATGGAGAGCGCGCTGCGGTGCAGCCTGCGCTGGCTGCTGGAGCGGCACGGCGGCCGGGGCGAGCCGAGCGCGGCGGCCGGCGTCGGCAACCTGGTGCACGCGGCGGCGATGCTCGCCGAGGACGCCAGCGTCGACCGGGCGAAACTGCTGGAGTACGTCGCGGCCCGGTTCGACGCGATCGACCTGGCCGCCCGCTGGATGGCCGGTCCGGAGCTGGCCCGCGCCGAAGGCATGGTCGACAAGCTGCTGCGCTGGCTGGCCAGCAACCCGCGCCGGCTGCTCGCGATCGAGCACGAGTTCACCGTACGGCTGGACGACCCGCGGCAGCCGGTGGAGCTGACCGGCCGGGTGGACCGGTTGGAGATCGACGCCGACGGCCGGTTGGTGGTGATCGACCTCAAGACCGGCAAGTCGACCTCGGTCACCGCCGCCGAGCTGGCCGAGCATCCGCAGCTCGGTGCCTACCAGGCGGCGGTCGAGGCGGGGGCGTTCGCCGAGTACGGCGACGACGCCGGTGGCGCGGCGCTGGTCCAGCTCGGTACCCCGGTGAAGGAGGCGAAGGAGCAGCAGCAGGAGCCGCTGGCCGACACCGACGACGCCGGCTGGGCGACGGCGATGGTCCGCCGTACCGCCCAGACGATGGCGGCGTCGACGTTCTCGGCGGTGGCCAACTCCAGCTGCCGGGTCTGCCCGGTGAAGACCAGCTGCCCGGTCTCCGGCAAGGGCCGGCAGGTCGTCGAACCACCAGCGGAGCACGGATGA
- a CDS encoding UvrD-helicase domain-containing protein — protein sequence MTQQSLFAAAPPPRRRPDAGPRYTPQELSRLLKLPPPTPEQAAIIAAPVEPLLVVAGAGSGKTETMAARVVWLVANDQVRPEQVLGLTFTRKAAGELAHRIRTRLGQLVRQLGRQGRREEEDPLAGEPMVATYHSYAARVVTEHGLRAGYEPSARLLTEASRWQIVDFLVRNYDGDMSEVDRAPGTVTDAVLALAGELAEHLVTPDQLAGWTGRFFAEVQSRPGRVYADVRRALTIQQIRLRLLPLVRAYQQRKADFEAMDFADQMSRAAQVARDHPAVGELERDRYRVVLLDEYQDTSHAQVVMLRSLFGGGHPVVAVGDPCQSIYGWRGASAGTLDRFPGEFARADGTPARSLTLTTSWRNRPEILSVANQLSGPLRTAGARVAALAAAAKVAPPIPGRTARGAPAATVHCALLDTVLDEAEWIADGMLAAWRGAAGVEPGRGDEIPVDARPTSAVLVRVRSQIPAVEAALRARGLPVEVVGLGGLLDTPEVRDVVSTLRVLADPTDGAALLRLLTGARWRIGPRDLVALHRRARAIADARRELPRAGAAEPEIVVDRLDEASLVEALADPGPAQLYSAEGYARLRGYGRELALLRQRLDQSLPDLIADVERTTGLDVEVAVRAGGAGGGDAGLARGHLDALGDVAARFAGESDTATLSAFLAFLDAAEDEERGLSPGEIDVVSGAVQILTAHAAKGLEWDVVAVAGLTRDVWPGAVRGSDHYLYGLGVLPFPLRGDADGLPALVLDDAEDQKAVERELTEFSKRWREHDEREERRLAYVAVTRPRRLLLCSGYWWGAGVKRHRGPSVFLREIHDDCLAGAGVVDHWAAEPLPGAANPIDEVTVRAEWPADPLGAQRPRMTEAANLVRQAMDRPVDPPDDEPSAGWWAEARILLAERDQLAHGVGPVDVPLPDQLSVSQLVALRRDRFGLARTLRRPLPGRPDPYARRGTAFHAWLEQRFGADRLLDVDELPGSADADAAPDDALLELQERFLASEWAGRVPVEVEVPFATVISGVVVRGRMDAVFAGPGGRYDVVDWKTGRQPTGVAEAAAAVQLAAYRLAWADLAGVPVEQVRAAFHYVRDGVTVRPADLLDRAGLAKLINDLPLLGGTSDS from the coding sequence ATGACGCAGCAGTCGTTGTTCGCCGCCGCTCCGCCGCCGCGCCGCCGCCCTGACGCCGGGCCGCGCTACACCCCGCAGGAGCTGTCCCGGCTGCTGAAACTGCCGCCACCGACCCCGGAGCAGGCGGCGATCATCGCCGCCCCGGTGGAGCCGCTGCTGGTGGTCGCCGGGGCCGGGTCCGGCAAGACCGAGACGATGGCCGCCCGGGTGGTCTGGCTGGTCGCCAACGACCAGGTACGCCCGGAGCAGGTGCTCGGCCTCACCTTCACCCGTAAGGCGGCCGGTGAGCTGGCCCACCGGATCCGGACCCGGCTGGGACAACTGGTCCGCCAGCTCGGCCGGCAGGGTCGCCGGGAGGAGGAGGATCCGCTGGCCGGCGAGCCGATGGTGGCGACCTACCACTCGTACGCCGCCCGGGTGGTCACCGAACACGGGCTGCGGGCCGGGTACGAGCCGTCGGCCCGGCTGCTCACCGAGGCGTCCCGCTGGCAGATCGTCGACTTCCTGGTCCGCAACTACGACGGTGACATGTCCGAGGTGGACCGGGCGCCGGGCACGGTCACCGACGCGGTGCTGGCGCTCGCCGGGGAACTGGCCGAGCACCTGGTCACCCCGGACCAGTTGGCCGGCTGGACCGGCCGGTTCTTCGCCGAGGTGCAGTCCCGGCCCGGCCGGGTGTACGCCGACGTGCGGCGGGCGCTGACCATCCAGCAGATCCGGCTGCGGCTGCTGCCGCTGGTCCGGGCGTACCAGCAGCGCAAGGCCGATTTCGAGGCGATGGACTTCGCCGACCAGATGTCCCGGGCGGCGCAGGTGGCCCGGGACCATCCGGCGGTGGGCGAGTTGGAGCGGGACCGCTACCGGGTGGTGCTGCTCGACGAGTACCAGGACACCAGCCACGCCCAGGTGGTGATGCTGCGGTCGCTGTTCGGCGGCGGGCATCCGGTGGTCGCGGTCGGTGACCCGTGCCAGTCGATCTACGGCTGGCGCGGGGCGAGCGCCGGCACCCTGGACCGGTTCCCCGGCGAGTTCGCCCGTGCCGACGGCACCCCGGCCCGGTCGCTGACGCTGACCACCAGTTGGCGCAATCGGCCGGAGATCCTCAGCGTCGCCAACCAGCTGTCCGGCCCGCTGCGGACCGCCGGGGCCCGGGTGGCGGCGCTGGCCGCCGCCGCGAAGGTCGCTCCGCCGATTCCGGGCCGCACGGCCCGGGGCGCGCCGGCCGCGACGGTGCACTGCGCGCTGCTGGACACGGTGCTCGACGAGGCCGAGTGGATCGCCGACGGCATGTTGGCGGCCTGGCGGGGGGCGGCCGGCGTCGAGCCGGGTCGCGGTGACGAGATCCCGGTCGACGCCCGGCCGACCAGCGCGGTGCTGGTCCGGGTGCGCAGCCAGATCCCGGCGGTCGAGGCGGCGCTGCGGGCCCGCGGCCTGCCGGTCGAGGTGGTCGGTCTCGGCGGCCTGCTGGACACCCCGGAGGTCCGCGACGTCGTCAGTACGCTGCGCGTGCTGGCCGATCCGACCGACGGCGCGGCGCTGCTGCGGCTGCTGACCGGGGCCCGGTGGCGGATCGGTCCCCGGGACCTGGTGGCGCTGCACCGGCGGGCCCGGGCGATCGCCGACGCCCGGCGGGAGCTGCCCCGGGCCGGGGCGGCTGAGCCGGAGATCGTCGTCGACCGGCTCGACGAGGCCAGCCTGGTCGAGGCGTTGGCCGATCCGGGGCCGGCCCAGCTGTACTCGGCGGAGGGCTACGCCCGGCTGCGCGGGTACGGCCGGGAGCTGGCCCTGCTGCGGCAACGCCTGGACCAGTCGTTGCCGGACCTGATCGCCGACGTCGAGCGGACCACCGGCCTGGACGTGGAGGTGGCGGTGCGGGCCGGCGGGGCCGGCGGCGGTGACGCCGGGCTGGCCCGCGGGCACCTGGACGCGCTCGGCGACGTCGCCGCCCGGTTCGCCGGTGAGTCGGACACCGCGACCCTGTCGGCGTTTCTGGCGTTCCTGGACGCCGCCGAGGACGAGGAACGCGGGCTGAGCCCCGGCGAGATCGACGTGGTGTCCGGCGCGGTGCAGATCCTCACCGCGCACGCCGCCAAGGGCCTGGAGTGGGACGTGGTGGCGGTGGCCGGGCTGACCCGCGACGTCTGGCCGGGGGCGGTGCGCGGCTCGGACCACTACCTGTACGGCCTCGGGGTGCTGCCGTTCCCGTTGCGCGGCGACGCGGATGGCCTGCCGGCGCTGGTCCTCGACGACGCCGAGGACCAGAAGGCGGTGGAGCGGGAGCTGACCGAGTTCAGCAAGCGGTGGCGCGAGCACGACGAGCGGGAGGAGCGGCGGCTGGCGTACGTGGCCGTCACCCGGCCGCGCCGGCTGCTGCTCTGTTCCGGCTACTGGTGGGGCGCCGGGGTGAAACGGCACCGTGGGCCGTCGGTGTTCCTCAGGGAGATCCACGACGACTGCCTGGCCGGCGCGGGGGTGGTGGACCACTGGGCGGCGGAGCCGCTGCCGGGCGCGGCGAACCCGATCGACGAGGTGACGGTCCGGGCCGAGTGGCCGGCCGATCCGCTGGGCGCGCAGCGGCCCCGGATGACGGAGGCGGCGAACCTGGTCCGCCAGGCGATGGACCGGCCGGTCGACCCGCCGGACGATGAGCCGTCGGCGGGGTGGTGGGCGGAGGCCCGGATCCTGCTCGCCGAGCGGGACCAGCTGGCTCACGGGGTCGGGCCGGTGGACGTGCCGCTGCCGGACCAGTTGTCGGTGTCGCAGTTGGTGGCCTTGCGTCGGGACCGGTTCGGGCTGGCCCGGACGCTGCGCCGGCCGCTGCCCGGTCGACCGGATCCGTACGCCCGGCGGGGGACGGCGTTCCACGCCTGGCTGGAGCAGCGCTTCGGCGCGGACCGGCTGTTGGACGTCGACGAGTTGCCCGGTTCCGCCGACGCCGACGCGGCACCCGACGACGCCCTGCTGGAGCTGCAGGAGCGGTTCCTGGCCAGCGAGTGGGCCGGCCGGGTGCCGGTCGAGGTGGAGGTGCCGTTCGCCACGGTGATCTCCGGGGTGGTGGTTCGTGGCCGGATGGACGCGGTGTTCGCCGGTCCGGGCGGCCGGTACGACGTGGTCGACTGGAAGACCGGGCGGCAGCCGACCGGGGTGGCCGAAGCCGCGGCGGCGGTGCAGCTCGCCGCGTACCGGCTGGCCTGGGCGGACCTGGCCGGGGTGCCGGTGGAGCAGGTCCGGGCCGCGTTCCACTACGTGCGCGACGGTGTCACCGTGCGGCCGGCTGACCTGCTGGACCGGGCCGGGCTGGCGAAGCTGATCAATGATCTGCCGTTGCTGGGTGGCACGTCGGATTCGTGA
- a CDS encoding cold-shock protein yields MAVGTVKWFNADKGFGFITPDEGGADVFAHFSAIQSSGYRSLDENQRVEFEITQGQKGPQAANIRPL; encoded by the coding sequence ATGGCAGTAGGCACCGTCAAGTGGTTCAACGCGGACAAGGGTTTTGGTTTCATCACCCCGGATGAGGGCGGTGCCGACGTGTTCGCCCACTTCTCCGCCATCCAGTCCTCCGGCTACCGGAGCCTGGACGAGAACCAGCGGGTCGAGTTCGAGATCACCCAGGGCCAGAAGGGCCCGCAGGCGGCCAACATCCGCCCGCTCTGA